The following proteins are co-located in the Pochonia chlamydosporia 170 chromosome 6, whole genome shotgun sequence genome:
- a CDS encoding PQ loop repeat protein (similar to Metarhizium acridum CQMa 102 XP_007806823.1), with protein sequence MTWLTNLTGFVAPFFIIMSPIISYGDQILAMHRNKSSAGFSLDIPLIMLVASFLRIFYWPGARFDASLLVQSLIMVVVQLILLKIALEHRPLPATKGGEGSIPFSGLESGGPFSLQRPYNFWQWRSHKPYWHFLLYLLGGLIVCEVLFRPMEPIYDAYSVLIGYLGLSIEATLPIPQLIANAQSQSCKGFRLSVLASWIGGDAMKVFWFFTSTSEIPLAFKVCGCFQAACDCLLGVQYFMYGAGDNEAILKEHAMEEAHWAHGHRNSHSHSHSHSHSHTRSLSPGKRGTVFSDTETE encoded by the exons ATGACTTGGCTTACCAACTTGACGGGCTTTGTTGcccccttcttcatcatcatgtcgcCCATTATATCCTACGGCGACCAGATTCTCGCCATGCATCGGAATAAATCTAGCGCAGGCTTTTCCTTGGATATCCCACTGATCATGCTGGTGGCATCGTTTCTCAG AATCTTTTACTGGCCTGGTGCTCGATTCGATGCGAGTCTGCTGGTGCAGTCGTTGATCATGGTCGTGGTGCAGCTGATTTTGCTCAAGATTGCCCTGGAACATAGACCACTGCCTGCGACTAAGGGCGGTGAGGGTAGCATACCATTTTCTGGCCTCGAGAGCGGCGGTCCGTTCTCCCTTCAGCGCCCGTACAACTTTTGGCAGTGGCGGTCGCACAAGCC GTACTGGCACTTCCTCCTCTACCTTCTCGGCGGCCTCATTGTCTGCGAAGTCCTCTTCCGACCCATGGAACCCATCTACGACGCCTACTCTGTGCTCATCGGATACCTCGGCCTCTCTATCGAAGCGACCCTGCCCATCCCCCAGCTCATCGCCAATGCCCAATCACAGTCATGCAAGGGCTTCCGGCTCTCTGTCCTGGCGAGCTGGATTGGCGGTGATGCAATGAAGGTGTTTTGGTTCTTTACGTCTACGAGCGAGATCCCGCTAGCTTTCAAAGTCTGCGGCTGCTTCCAGGCGGCGTGCGACTGTTTACTGGGTGTTCAGTATTTTATGTACGGAGCTGGGGATAACGAAGCCATTTTGAAAGAGCATGCCATGGAAGAGGCGCACTGGGCACATGGCCACCGAAAttcacactcacactcacactcgCACTCGCACTCTCATACACGCAGCCTGTCACCCGGAAAGCGAGGCACCGTATTCAGCGACACCGAGACGGAATAG
- a CDS encoding methylenetetrahydrofolate reductase (similar to Coccidioides immitis RS XP_001242664.1) gives MDKITDKIAALPADREYFSLEFFPPKTAMGFSNLRHRLQRMEQALKPLFVNVTWGAGGSTATKSLELAELCQRELGLTTCLHLTCTNMSKRLIDKALDDAKALGIRNILALRGDPPRKEEYRDASDPEDDGQEDFTWAIDLVQYIRKKHGDHFCIGVAAYPEGHSDESHPLGQSLEHDLPYLVDKVQAGADFIMTQLFFDINAYDHFEKTLREHPSGAFKTIPILPGLMPIQSYQMIKRTTKLSHAKMPTAIMDRLDAVKGDDEKVKLVGVDVISELIDQIRTIKNRTPGRRGFHFYTLNLEKAVSFIVERTGLIPDESENDEAVIDDGALSPPAIQVNGTRTSTHSRTSRRHSSVGSDPHNRVIVGGRPATHPEWEATGQEAGVPAESINSRANTLAISEGEGVLGREATWDDFPNGRFGDSRSPAYGEIDGYGVSLHMSVTQAVTLWGRPTTREDVNNVFVKHIKGEVPSIPWSEEGLSPESSTIQSRLMDMNTKGWLTVASQPAVNGLSSSDRTFGWGPRNGFVFQKAFAEFFLPSADWALLADKLKGSDYCDSVCFYAANAKGEFVSSDVTGGVSTRTVAASTNAVTWGVFPGKEIVTPTIIEEVSFRAWSEEAFGLWGEWAKVYGRGSESEKLLSGIRSDYWLVNIIHHDFIDREALWKLLLG, from the coding sequence ATGGACAAAATCACAGACAAGATTGCCGCGCTGCCGGCTGATAGGGAGTACTTTTCTCTCGAGTTTTTCCCGCCCAAGACGGCCATGGGCTTTTCCAACTTGCGCCACCGACTACAGCGCATGGAACAAGCTCTTAAGCCTCTCTTTGTCAATGTGACCTGGGGAGCCGGAGGGTCAACAGCAACCAAATCTCTGGAGCTCGCGGAGCTCTGCCAGCGCGAGCTTGGCCTGACAACATGTCTTCATTTGACTTGCACCAACATGAGCAAGCGCCTTATCGACAAGGCTCtcgatgatgccaaagcTCTCGGCATCCGTAACATTCTCGCTCTCCGTGGCGACCCTCCCCGGAAAGAGGAATACCGCGATGCGAGCGATCCGGAAGATgatggacaagaagactTTACATGGGCCATTGACCTTGTGCAATACATTCGCAAGAAGCATGGGGATCATTTCTGCATTGGAGTTGCAGCATATCCCGAGGGCCACTCTGATGAGTCCCATCCACTGGGACAAAGTTTGGAGCATGATCTGCCATACCTTGTGGACAAGGTACAAGCTGGCGCCGACTTCATCATGACACAGCTCTTCTTCGACATTAATGCGTACGACCATTTCGAAAAGACGCTTCGAGAACACCCCAGTGGTGCTTTCAAAACAATACCCATCCTGCCTGGTCTGATGCCCATTCAGAGCTACCAAATGATCAAGAGAACAACCAAACTCAGCCATGCCAAAATGccaaccgccatcatggatcGTCTCGATGCCGTCAAAGGTGACGACGaaaaagtcaagttggttggCGTGGACGTAATCAGTGAACTCATTGATCAAATCAGAACGATCAAGAACCGAACACCAGGACGCAGAGGATTCCACTTTTACACCCTCAACTTGGAAAAGGCTGTATCCTTTATTGTCGAGAGAACCGGCCTTATTCCAGATGAGTCGGAGAACGACGAGGCTGTCATTGACGACGGCGCACTCTCCCCTCCAGCAATCCAGGTCAACGGCACCCGCACGTCAACGCATTCTAGAACATCCAGACGACACTCATCCGTTGGATCTGATCCTCACAACCGTGTCATCGTCGGAGGTCGACCAGCAACACACCCCGAATGGGAGGCCAcaggccaagaagcaggcgtaCCAGCCGAGAGCATCAACTCTCGCGCGAATACGCTTGCCATTTCCGAAGGCGAAGGCGTCTTGGGCAGAGAGGCCACATGGGATGACTTCCCCAACGGCCGATTCGGTGATTCAAGGTCGCCGGCGTATGGTGAAATCGACGGCTACGGCGTCAGCCTACACATGTCGGTAACACAGGCCGTCACGCTCTGGGGCCGACCCACGACCCGCGAAGACGTCAACAACGTATTCGTCAAACACATCAAGGGCGAAGTACCCTCAATCCCATGGAGCGAAGAAGGCCTATCCCCCGAATCGTCCACCATCCAATCCCGTCTAATGGACATGAACACCAAGGGCTGGCTGACAGTGGCCTCCCAACCAGCCGTCAATGGCCTCTCCTCCAGCGACAGGACATTCGGCTGGGGGCCACGCAATGGCTTCGTATTCCAAAAGGCGTTTGCGGAATTCTTCCTCCCGTCAGCGGACTGGGCCCTTCTGGCAGATAAGCTAAAGGGCTCAGACTACTGCGACAGCGTGTGCTTCTACGCGGCTAACGCAAAGGGCGAGTTTGTCTCGTCCGACGTCACGGGGGGTGTTTCCACACGCACCGTCGCAGCGAGCACCAACGCCGTAACGTGGGGTGTGTTTCCGGGCAAGGAGATTGTGACGCCCACGATCATCGAGGAGGTTAGTTTCAGGGCGTGGAGCGAGGAGGCGTTTGGTCTGTGGGGGGAATGGGCAAAGGTGTATGGACGGGGGTCGGAGAGcgagaagctgttgagtGGTATTCGGTCGGACTATTGGCTTGTGAATATTATTCATCACGATTTTATAGACAGGGAGGCGCTGTGGAAGTTGCTCCTGGGGTGA
- a CDS encoding leucyl-tRNA synthetase, mitochondrial precursor (similar to Aspergillus terreus NIH2624 XP_001214864.1), translating into MRLVYVKRMGCKGASPALRAASRWNTAACRPRLTPNAYPASQRSYAVNLKSLDSKWRQIWQENDSNDLKSQKRSDRKTNYVLPMFPYPSGSLHLGHLRVYSIADTVARYHKLQGDDVLLPMGWDAFGLPAENAALERGIDPGVWTRSNIAKMKEQLGAMNGSWDWGRELTACEPEFYKHTQKLFLMLHERGLAYQAEAEVNYDPVDKTVLANEQVDANGFSWRSGAKVEKRNLKQWFFRTTEYREALLRDLDELAKDNAWPERVISQQKNWLGKSTGAMIKFPIMAMGGTSVGSAVEVFTTRPDTLFGVQYVALAASHPVVAKLAESDPELQAFLDTLPGLPPDSKVGYLLPHLRAINPLAYHDETPDATKASLPIYVAPYVLGDYGEGAVMGVPGHDVRDHSFWKTHQEDQPVRIVLAASEDESTTALSLEEPYTEHGIMTQHSGAFEGKHSKKAGQIMVRMLEAANLAKPVEKWRLRDWLISRQRYWGAPIPIIHCDSCGAVPVPDEDLPVKLPNVEKHWAAGKTGNALESSPDFVNTSCPKCKGPARRDTDTMDTFVDSSWYFARFTDPHNSKQLFSPEASSMLPVDTYIGGIEHAILHLLYARFIYKFLASTSLMPEFTEETATSAEPFKRLITQGMVHGRTYINPDNGVFLKPTEVDLSDPSSPKVAATDAPATVAFEKMSKSKHNGVDPTECIAKYGADATRAHMIFQAPVGDVLNWDEAKISGVTRWLHRLHDQVEAVATVDDSKPAKDLLEANFKRADSMSPKELAQWDADTSLWREVQRTIASVTQSYNDIYSLNTIVSDLMSLTNALASSQADIVIKKHASSVLTRLVAPITPAFADECWSVLYPSRGLIFQTSTFPSQDGTLESPMLQPRQQSCAVQINGKMRGVVEILTPPADLQGDKLKDWVVAEILKIEEGRERFGEGKYDLKKAKRAIAVRGGKVVNFVM; encoded by the exons ATGCGTCTAGTCTACGTAAAGCGGATGGGCTGCAAAGGAGCCAGCCCGGCCTTGAGGGCAGCTTCACGATGGAATACAGCCGCCTGCAGACCGCGCCTGACGCCCAATGCATACCCGGCGTCGCAAAGATCGTACGCCGTCAATCTCAAGTCATTGGACAGCAAATGGCGGCAAATATGGCAAGAAAACGATTCGAACGACCTTAAATCTCAAAAGCGCAGCGACCGCAAGACAAATTATGTCCTACCGATGTTTCCATACCCTTCAGGCAGCTTGCATCTGGGCCATCTGCGAGTTTACAGCATCGCCGACACGGTTGCGCGGTATCACAAGCTTCAAGGCGATGACGTTCTTCTGCCAATGGGCTGGGATGCCTTTGGATTGCCTGCTGAGAATGCGGCGCTCGAACGAGGCATTGACCCTGGGGTATGGACAAGGAGCAATATTGCCAAAATGAAAGAGCAGCTCGGCGCCATGAATGGAAGCTGGGACTGGGGTCGC GAATTGACGGCCTGTGAACCCGAATTTTACAAACATACGCAAAAACTCTTTCTAATGCTGCATGAACGAGGGCTTGCGTACcaagccgaagccgaagtCAACTACGACCCCGTGGATAAAACTGTCCTCGCAAACGAGCAGGTCGACGCGAATGGGTTCTCTTGGAGATCAGGAGCTAAAGTCGAAAAGCGCAACTTGAAGCAATGGTTCTTTCGGACTACCGAATACCGTGAGGCCTTATTACGAGATCTTGACGAGCTCGCCAAAGACAACGCCTGGCCTGAGCGTGTCATTTCACAGCAAAAGAATTGGCTCGGAAAGTCGACTGGCGCCATGATCAAATTTcccatcatggccatgggGGGGACGAGTGTTGGCAGCGCTGTAGAGGTCTTCACAACTCGGCCAGACACACTATTTGGTGTCCAGTATGTAGCTCTCGCCGCTTCTCATCCCGTCGTCGCCAAATTGGCCGAAAGTGACCCTGAGCTGCAAGCGTTCTTGGATACTCTCCCAGGACTGCCCCCGGACTCCAAAGTTGGCTACCTTCTACCGCATCTGAGAGCAATCAACCCTCTTGCCTATCACGACGAGACGCCTGATGCCACCAAGGCATCACTGCCCATTTATGTTGCGCCTTATGTCCTCGGTGACTATGGTGAGGGTGCGGTCATGGGTGTGCCTGGGCATGATGTGAGGGACCATTCATTCTGGAAAACTCATCAGGAAGATCAACCTGTGCGAATCGTTCTTGCTGCATCAGAGGATGAAAGCACAACGGCTCTTTCGCTGGAAGAACCATACACCGAGCACGGCATTATGACTCAACACAGCGGTGCTTTCGAGGGAAAGCATTCTAAAAAGGCCGGCCAAATCATGGTTCGCATGCTCGAAGCTGCTAATCTCGCAAAACCGGTTGAGAAGTGGCGCTTGCGTGACTGGCTCATTAGCCGCCAGAGATATTGGGGGGCTCCTATTCCCATAATCCACTGCGATTCTTGCGGCGCGGTTCCTGTTCCCGATGAAGATTTGCCAGTCAAGCTACCCAACGTGGAGAAACACTGGGCAGCGGGCAAGACTGGAAACGCTCTGGAATCGTCGCCCGATTTTGTAAACACGTCTTGTCCCAAATGCAAAGGTCCCGCTCGTCGAGATACTGACACAATGGATACTTTTGTGGACTCGAGCTGGTACTTTGCTCGGTTCACCGACCCTCACAATAGCAAGCAACTTTTTTCTCCGGAAGCCAGCAGTATGCTACCCGTTGATACATATATTGGAGGAATTGAGCATGCAATTCTTCATTTACTGTACGCTCGATTCATCTACAAGTTCCTGGCTTCAACTTCATTGATGCCAGAATTTACCGAAGAGACGGCGACCTCGGCAGAGCCATTCAAGCGGCTGATCACGCAGGGTATGGTCCATGGAAGGACATATATTAACCCTGACAATGGCGTCTTCCTCAAGCCTACAGAGGTGGACTTGTCagatccatcatcacctaAAGTCGCTGCAACAGATGCTCCTGCTACAGTAGCGTTTGAGAAAATGTCCAAGTCTAAGCACAATGGCGTGGACCCAACTGAGTGCATTGCCAAGTACGGCGCGGATGCGACGAGAGCCCATATGATATTTCAAGCACCTGTGGGAGACGTGTTGAACTGggacgaggccaagatcTCTGGGGTCACTCGCTGGTTGCATCGGTTGCATGACCAAGTGGAGGCTGTCGCGACGGTTGACGATTCAAAACCTGCCAAAGACTTGCTAGAAGCAAATTTCAAAAGGGCTGACTCCATGAGCCCAAAGGAGCTGGCACAGTGGGACGCAGACACATCATTATGGAGGGAGGTACAACGGACTATTGCCTCGGTCACTCAGTCATACAACGATATTTACTCACTAAATACGATTGTGTCGGATTTGATGAGCCTCACTAATGCGCTGGCAAGCTCGCAAGCTGATATAGTCATCAAAAAGCATGCATCTAGCGTGCTGACGCGACTCGTTGCCCCTATCACGCCGGCGTTTGCGGATGAATGCTGGAGCGTGTTATACCCGTCCAGGGGCTTAATCTTCCAGACATCGACCTTTCCCTCCCAGGATGGCACCTTGGAGTCTCCCATGCTCCAGCCTCGACAGCAATCATGTGCTGTGCAGATTAATGGAAAGATGCGGGGGGTGGTTGAGATACTAACGCCTCCAGCTGATTTGCAGGGGGATAAGTTGAAGGATTGGGTAGTGGCGGAAATTCTCAAGATTGAGGAGGGCAGAGAACGATTTGGGGAAGGGAAATATGACTTGAAAAAGGCCAAGAGGGCCATTGCTGTACGAGGCGGCAAGGTAGTGAACTTTGTCATGTAA